The Brassica napus cultivar Da-Ae chromosome C7, Da-Ae, whole genome shotgun sequence genomic interval GACATTTTCTCTCTCGCTTTCtcgtgaaaaaaaaataaagattccACCTTTTCCACTTCAATTTTGACTAAACCggataaagaaagataaaacaaTGGCCGGAGGTCTCGTGAAATGCAGTAAGATCCGCCACATTGTGAGTCTCAAGCAAATGCTCCGGCGATGGCGCAACAAAGCACGTTTATCTTCAGTCAGCCGTTGTGTGCCGTCGGATGTTCCATCCGGACACGTGGCGGTCTGTGTTGGTAGCAGTTGCAGGAGATTCGTGGTGCGCGCGTCGTACCTGAACCATCCAATCCTGAGTAATCTGCTTGTCCAAGCCGAGGAAGAGTTCGGTTTCGCGAACCAGGGACCGTTGGTTATCCCCTGCGAAGAATCGGTTTTCGAGGAAGCGATCCGGTTCATTTCCCGGTCTGATTCTTCCCGGTCAAGCCGGTTTACTTGTCCCGACGATCTTCAGAAATGCCACGGAGGAATCAAAAGCATGTTGATCGAAACTAGGCCGTTGCTTCACGCCGCCGTCGTCGAGAAAGTCGTATGGTGAAGAGTGTTGGTTCGTACGATTTCAGACCCAGTTTGACACGGAATGAGTTTGGTCGCCACATGAAAGGAAGCAGACGAGTTTTGTAATAAAATCGTCAATGACTCCGCTGAGTTACCACCGGTTCGAGTGGTGCTAATTTTAATCGGATtcagggtttttttttttaccaaatatttatttatatgggCGGGGTGGCGAGTTACTCACTGAGTCGAGATGGAGGAGGTTACGGATTGAGAAGG includes:
- the LOC106409080 gene encoding auxin-responsive protein SAUR50-like; this translates as MAGGLVKCSKIRHIVSLKQMLRRWRNKARLSSVSRCVPSDVPSGHVAVCVGSSCRRFVVRASYLNHPILSNLLVQAEEEFGFANQGPLVIPCEESVFEEAIRFISRSDSSRSSRFTCPDDLQKCHGGIKSMLIETRPLLHAAVVEKVVW